GAAACAATCTGAATCTGTACTCATTGTCCATATGGCCAGTTTTCAGTGGAGATATATCATTCAATCTTCTTGCTATTTGTATTGTGTTTCCATGTCTCTTTGCAGGTATATactttaaaagatatattcttAAAACTAACATTTGTTCATGTAAGTGAAGATGGAAAATAACTAAGATCTATCTTAAGattaaactaatacaattttggtAAATAGGTAAATTTTTGTATATATCTTAATcaacaaaaatatgtatataaattgtgttatttatttcattttgagaaACAGCTTAATTTTCACACTAAATTATAGGTGGATTTTCCCCTTCTAAGTAATCTAAGAATCTCTATGTTCACTTCCAAATATCTTAGTATCTTTTTTTTGGATTTACTTTTAGGCAAAATTTATATGTCACAGAAGAAAGTATAGTTATTTAAAGATCATGTCAAATATTTCATTTGCATTAttgacaaaaaattaaacacatcaatatatccaaaaagaaaagtacttagttataaaaacaaaaccataaacttactgtactttattttttttaaattttattttatttccaaactttacataattgtattagttttgccaaatatcgaaatgaatccaccacaggtatacatgtgctccccatcccgaaccctcctccctcctccttccccataccatccctctgggttgtcccagtgcactagccccaagcatccagtatcgtgcatcgaacctggactggcaactcgtttcttacatgatattttacatgtttcaatgtcattctcccaaatcttcccaccctctccctctcccacagagtccataagactgttctatacatcagtgtctcttttgctgtctcgtacatcgggttattgttaccatctttctaaattccatatatatgcgttagtatactctatttatgtttttcctcctggcttacttcactctgtataatactgTACTTTATacctaattttattcatttagaaaatattttttgaatattacaaaagagagagagaaagagaaatcactCTCAATGGTTGAAGTCAAATATCactgaaaatattgaaaagtgTATCTACATAATCCAAAACAGttactgaactgaagatatattTTTACAAATGTCCTGATTAAAGGGGATATATAAACAAGGaagatgcattttttaaaaaataaaatagaactattTTCATGGTCTTTTATGACTATGTTCTTCACCTACTCTTTTCACTGCAGTGATAGTCTGAATGGATATGATGGAGGCAAACAAGACTCTGGTGATGGAGTTTGTTCTCACAGGACTCACAGATCTCCCAGGGCTGCAGGTCCCCCTGTTCCTGGTGTTCCTGGTCATCTATCTCACCACCATGGTGGGCAATCTTGGACtgatttttctcatctggaaggACCCCCATCTTCACACCCCCATGTATTCATTCCTGGGCAGTTTAGCCTTTGCAGATGCTTGTTCTTCCTCTTCTGTGACTCCCAAGATGCTAATTAATTTCTTATCTGTGAATCACACGATATCCCTGGTTGAGTGCAACTcccaattttatatttttgcttccaGTGCAAACACAGAATGTTTTCTCCTGGtggtgatggcctatgaccgctacgtAGCCATATGCAATCCCTTGCTTTACCCAATGGTGATGTATAATATCTTCTGCACCCAATTAATAGGTGTTTCGTATATTATTGGGTTTCTTCATCCCATGATGCATGTGGGTTTGTTATTCAGATTAACTTTCTGCAAATCCAATGTAATACATTATTTCTACTgtgaaattttacaaatatttaagatGTCGTGTACTGACCCTAGAGTTAATATGCTCCTGATCTTTGTATTTTCAGTCTTTATACAGTCTTTCACTTTTATGAGTATCATTATCTCTTACACCCATGTTCTCCTTGCCGTCCTGAAAAAGAAGTCTGCAAAGGGCAGGAacaaagccttctccacctgcagtGCCCACTTGCTGTCTGTTTCCTTGTTCTGTGGCACTCTTTTCTTCATGTATGTGCGTCCTGGGTCTCGATCAGCTGAAAAGCAAGATAAACTATATTCTTTATTCTATACAATCATAATTCCTCTGCTAAATCCTTTTATTTACAGTCTGAGGAACAAAGAGGTTATAGGTGCTTTgaagagaataataaataaataaacagattttaAGGCAAAATTCGAACTGTTCTTTTCAAACTTTGCAAAATCAAGGGGTCTGCCTGCAACTGTTCTTTTCAAAACAGAGGGTTTCTAGCAAAAAGAGGTCAAGAGGTCAGGACATGGATAACCTGCAGTTAAAAGACCTCGCAAGGGCCTACAACCCTTGGGACCTTGGCTTTAAGAGAAGAGCATTTAAACAGACACCCGGGTCCTGGTGTCCGAGTGTGCCCTGGAGGGCAGTGTCTAAGAGTACTGTGTGAGTTTCTGAAATGGCTTGTGGCTGGCTGGCAATCATGTCTCGAATTTTCTGGCAAGAGAACTGTTCAGACGTaggatcacagaaaactaatttttaatgaaaaatcttCTGCCCCAAATCCAGTTTACATTTGAGCCTTGGAGTCAGTTCCCAGGACCACTGCTCCAGAAGATGGGGCAAGCCATCTACAGGAAACTcgtgagcctattatacagaggctGTAGAACTAAGtccagaaagaaaacagacccCAGCGAAGGCACCTGGCACAGTAtactaatttttaataaaaattaaatccttTACATTTGAGTCATTtaatgaatgaaactggagcctattatacagagtaagtaagccagaaagaaaaaacaccaatacagtatactaatgcatatatatggatgtgagacagacaaaaagagacacagatgtatagaacagtcttttggactctgtgggagaggggagggtgggatgatttgggagaatgacattgaaacatgtatattatcatttgtgaaacgaattgccagtccaggttcgaagcatgagacagggtgctcggggctggtgcactgggatgacccagagggatgggatggggagagaggtgggaggggggttcaggatggggaaacatgtacacctgtggcggatttatgtcaatgcatggcaaaaccactacaatactgtaaagtaattggcctccaattaaataaatttatattaaaaaaataaaactaaggatTTAGGGTTTGCAGTGTTTCACTCTGTAAATTCCATCTAAATTAGATACAGTAGTTTGCAATTTACTGTGGCAGACATTTGCATGTTTCTTTATTTGAGactggagtgagtgagtgaagctaATTCTCTAAGCTTGAATATCAAAATTCTGGCTGTTTCTCAACTGTTCAGAGACTCAGATGAAATGACTTCTTGTAGGAGATTGTCGCTGAAGAGGAAAATTTCTTTGAATGAAGAAAAGgtttaaaaatcacagaatagAAGAGATTGGTGTATTTTACTGGAGAATAATGGAAGTCAGGATAAAATTAAAAACGGACATTGAATTTGGCTCAAATATATGCAGATACATAGTGCATTTTACTGGGAAATTATAGGCAATAGTGATAttcaagaatttccagatattaCAAGATTTCAGAATATATTTCCTTAGATATTAGTAGTCTACTGTATTAATCTTTACATGTTTAATAAAGTATAAACAtaaattcatataattttcatactTCTTATACTCTTGTATGTTTActatttaagtaaaaattatgATGCAATTATACAATGCAACATTTCTTGTGTAAGTGCCAAGCTGGAATGAGTCTCATTTCCAAAATGATTGTAAAACctgtaatataatatttattgttcTTTCATTGATCACTCTGTATGGAATGTGTAGTGACTTTCTCTATTGGCCATATTCTAAATTTAATGGAATTCTAAAGTAGTAAATGTAAAATTTGTTTTCACTTATAATAATATTGCTAGCTAACCACTGCTGTTGCAAAATCCTCAGGTGATGACCTGGTATTGCTGATCAATAAGGAAGAATTAAGAGGAAGAAATATGTAGACAGAAAATCTGATGTGTGGATACAACAGGTATGCAGGGTAGGAGGATgcaaggctgagaactgaagccAGCAATGCAGCTCCTCTGCTCTGTCTTAGActatcttcaatctttcacaggGCACCGAGAATAAGTGAGCTTAAAATGATTATGTGAATGTAGTCAGCCATCCAAACAGGCAGTGACAAGAAGAATGAATACACCGAAGGCAAATGAATTAGAAAGTTCTACAAATCAAATCAGTACTGATGGTTAGcatattctttagtactaccgTTCTTAGGAACTGGggtgaggattgaccttttccagtcctgtgtccactgcggGGTCTTCCAGATTtcctgacataatgaatgcaaaacctgcttcttggcaggaaacccatgacaaacctagacagtgtgttgaaaaacagagacattaccctgccaacaaaggtctgtgtattCAAGACtatagtcttcccagtggtcatgtacagttgtgcaagttggactgtaaaggcataacgctgaagaactgatgctttcaaactgtggtgctggagaagactcctgaaagtcccttgggcagcaaggagatcaaaacagtcaatcttaagggagatcaacctgaatattcactgaaaggactgattctgaagctgaagctctagtattttggccatctgatgtaaacagacaactcactggaaaagtcactgatgctgggaaagattgagggcagaaggagaagagggcatcagaggatgagatggctggacaacATCATCAATGCAACAAACATGcacttgggtaaactctgggagatggtgagggacaggggtgTGCTGgcgtccataaggtcgcaaagagtcagacatgactgagcgactaaacaacgacatTTCCATTTTTACTGTCCTACATATGAATACCAGCCTTCAGTTAAAACTTGTgagacaaataagcaaacaacaacaacaaaccaagaAAGAAACAACCCAGTATCAaaatagaaaacactaaaaagaactagtgtcagatatgactcagaAATTGGGATTATCAATCAGGAAATTTAAAATGACCATGATTACTATGTCAAAGTTTCTATGCATTAAGAGATTTTAGAGAgaatttagagagagagagagagagagagatagcattttttaaaagtcaagtgaAAGTgctagaaatacatattttttaaaacatgagaaCAAAGGTAAGGATATTTTTGGTGAGCTCATCAGTAAATAAGACATGGACAAATCTATGAACTTGAATATACATCAATgaatattatcaaaattaaatataaataagaaaagagtaaaaaaaaaaaaacaacccaggaCATTCACATACCATCAAGTTATCTAATATGTGTGTAACTGGAAACTGAGAAGAAAAGAGTAAGAGTGGAgctaaagaaatatttgaaaacataattgTCAAGAATTTTTCAAAGATAGTGAAAGTCACCAAACCAAAGATTCAAGAAGCACACAGAACCTGAGACAGAATAACCgaaacaaacagaaaccaaatcacagcaaaataaaaatgcaaaacaacaaTTATATTAAAGCAGCTAAAAactagagataaaaagaaaagtttgaagGTAGCTAGAGGGGAAGAAAAAGTATGCAGTCAGAAAATAACTGAGTATTGAGTGACATATTTCAAATTGTGGGGGGGGGAAAGACCTGCCGACTCAGAATTTTAcctaataaaaaataacttccaAAAACGAATGTGGTCCCAGTCCCCAGTTTGGGGGAATTTCCTCCCCGCTGAGGGACATGCACGTGCTTTTGAGATCTGCCTCTTTACTCCCACAGATGTAGGGGTAGGTTTAGATGATGGGCCAGGAAGCTTGGAGCTGGGTGGGTTGACCCTCTTAACTGGCTGGGCCTCCAACACCcctcttctgtgtctccttcaATACAAACCAGGAATGGGGCAGGGAAGGACAGTGGCTGACGTTTCTGGGTTCCTGGGTACTCACTGCTATGTGAGTTGTGCAGAGGAATGGCATGGTGGGCCCTTTAGGGTGCAATGAAGTTGGAACCTCAAGGCAGCTGGACTTCTCAGCCTGAGGGCTAGTCTGGGGCCATGGTGAGAGTGACTCTGAAGGGGCCACCCCCAAGCCTTAGGCCGTCTTCTTGGCGCAGCAAACAGGACAAGGTGAAGCTGAGGCAAAACCCAGAGGGGTTCCTGGATATCAGAATTTCTAGAAGCTCGGAAGCAGAAGAGGATCACCCTCTGGGAAGGTGTTTTAGGATCTACTGTCTTGAGACTTTGCAGCTCAGTGTCAGTATCTGTGTAGCTGTGTCCCCTGCTGCAGAAGTAGGTGGGGGAAGCTGACAACAAGAAGGATCTTCAGGGGGAGGCAAAGAGGAGTCCTTCCTGTAGCAGGCTCGACAGGGAGAGCAGATGAGCACTGAGAACTAAGCGGCTTGGCATTGACGAGCACGTGGTCTGAGTGTGGCTGTGTACCTGCTGCTGGAAGGAAAGTCAGTCAAGCAGGAGATATGTCCAGTGAGATGCTGCTGAGTCCCCTTTTATTGGAGCACCAGTATGCCCTGTGCACCAGAGCCCATTGCAGTAGCTTAGACTAGGGGCTCCCACTTCACTATTCCGTACTCCTTGGTCACTTTGACCTTTGGGTGTGAAATGGTCCCCTTTGTCCAGGTCACCACTCTGGGTTTTCCCATACTTTCAAACTGAGGTGGGGAAAGAGGAAAGGCAGGGAAACAGGGAACAAGGCCCTGGGATTTGTGCTGGGGCTTTTGGAGTTAggtttttcattttatacatgctactgctgctaagtcgcttcagtcatgtctgactctgtgtgaccctatagacagcagctcaccaggctccgccatccctgggattctccaagcaagaacagtggagtgggttgccatttccttctccaaagcatgaaagtgaaaagtgaaagtgaagtcacctagtcatgtctgactctttgtgaccccatggaccacagcctaccaggctcctccatccatgggattttccaggcaagagtactggagtggggtgccattgccttctctgcattctATACATAGGAAACAGTAAATTGGGGACAGGAAGAATGGGGGCAGAGAGTTTTGAGGAAAATGGCTGGAAGGAGGGTAAAATTCATTAACACTCTTGATTTAAAACCCCATGCCAATCATTGCTTTGTTCTTAAACAAAGAAACCTGGgacacaataaaaaaatagaatataaaataaaaacttttgtgacaaaaactgaaaaaaaatcattatctgAAGtcctagaggaaaagaaaacattaaaggaAGTTTTTTAGGCAGAAGGAGTATGATACCTAAGAGAATCTTGGTGGTACAcaaaaaaatattactgaaaatggttaaaatgttcATATAAAAGGCTCTTTCTTATTTTGGATTAATCTAAGATGTAACTGAATGCCAAAAAAGAGTAGCAATATATCATActtttacagataaaatatatgacaatatAGCAAAAAGATTAGAGGGAGAATTTGCAAGTATATTCTTGTTAGATTATTACCCTACAAATATAGTGGTATAATAATATTTGAAGGTAGATGTGATTAAAGTAATATATTGTATATCCTAAGAGAATCACAAAAATAGACAATGTATAAATAAtccaaataaagatataaaatggaGTAATAAAGTTTCTATACTCCAAAAGCAGGCAAGGAAAGAACAGAAGAATAGAAGATAGAATAGAACAGAGAATAGAAGGATTGACCTGAATCTCCTGCGGCTCTCAcggtggcaggtggattctttactactgagccacccgggaagcttcTTGAGAATAACTAGATAGCCTGAATATTTGTacactttaaaacattttgaatttttagttaaaagttttcagaaaaaatccaagtacatatattttatataaaacagataagcagaaATAGCTAAATcatcttctaggaattttttgaGAGAAGTATCCAAATATTCTTTTAGACATTCTAGGGAAAGATATAAGTGCAGGGAAAAGACAGcaaagtaaaatatatagctGTCTGAGCTTTGGTCAAAATAAGACAATATTGTGGCTTACACTAGAGGTCCCAGGAATTTTTCTCTATTAAGCTCAATGTGAATATTGATTTCCAGTACtggaagagatggagtcaaaggtGTGCAAAAGTTAACCCTTGGTGCACAAAGCTGGCCTGCATTGGCCAGACCAAAGCCTGGTGGCCAATTTGGAAATGAGAGTGAAGTGGAGTTGGCCATGTTTGGAAAGAAAATCCAGGGTGAGCTTATTTCTCTGGTCAGGAAGAAAAGATGACTAGACGTTTTTAAAGGGAGCATGCCCAAGAACTACTTAGCattgctattaaaaaaagagagagacaaatcaGACTGTCATaatcaaagtccacagtctgaaGTTTAGATACCCCTTAAGCCCATATTTGTGGTCCCATCAGAATCTTGTCATTTCATACATCACATTAACATCTCCTTACTTTGGGAGAAGGACAAAGGTAAATGAAAAGGGAATCAGAGTAGGAATTTAAACTCCTTTCTCTAGAGTTACTACTCCAAACATATTAAACAGGAAAAGCAGGTTGCAAAACTGCataattttcttatctgcaaacaTGCAgatgtatgtgtatttgtataatacatgatacaaaaattttaaagatttatactaaaatattaagaaatctgtatgcaggtcaggaagtaacagttagaactggacatggaacaacagactggttccaaataggaaaaagagtatgtcaaggctgtatattgtcaccctgcttatttaacttatatgcagagtacatcatgagaaacgctgggctagaagaaacacaagctggaatcaagattgccgggagaaatatcaataacctcagctatgcagacgacaccacccttatggcagaaagtgaagaggaactaaaaagcctcttgatgaaagtgaaagaggagagtgaaaaagttggcttaaagctcaacattcagaaaatgaagatcatggcatccggtcccatcacttcatgggaaatagatggggaaacagtggaaacagtgtcagactttatttttgggggctcccaaatcactgcagatggtgactgcagccatgaaattaaaagacgtttagtccttggaaggaaagttatgtccaacctaggtagcatattcaaaagcagagacattactttgccaacaaaggtccgtctagtcaaggctatggtttttccagtggtcatgtatggatgtgagagttggactgtgaagaaggctgagcgccgaagaattgatgcttttgaactgtggtgttggagaagactcttgagagtcccttggactgcaaggagatccaaccagtccattctgaaggagatcagccctgggatttctttggagggaatgatgctgaagctgaaactccagtactttggccacctcatgcgaagagttgactcattggaaaagactctgatgctgggagggattgggggcaggaggagaaggggatgacaaaggatgagatggctggatggcatcactgcctcaatggatgtgaatctgagtgaactccgggagatggtgatggacagggaggcctggcgtgctgcgactcatggcgtcacaaagagtcggacacggactgagcgactgaactaaactgattagTCGTATATATTTTTGTGCTGtagtgtgcttagtcgctcaggtcgtgtccgactcttcgcgaccccatggcctgtagcccgccaggctcctctgtccatggggattctccaggcaagaatactgtagtgggttgctctgctctcctccaggggattttctcaacccagggatggaacccaggtctcctgcattgcaggcagattctttactgtctgagccatcagggaagccagtatatatttatagatgattataaaatattttattttcctatgtttatcaacattttcaaatatttctgcaATGGACAGCtgtatttgtgaaataaaataatttcagagtgagtgaatgaaagataCTGATAACGAGTCTGTCATTGACCAAACTCTATTCAGTTTACTTTGAGTTCTTTTTCAACCAGGCTTGATTTTTGAACTTTCATGTTCATCCCTGAATTGTccagttttagcaagaatcctgctaAGTCAGTTGGACCAGTACCGCCCCTACCCTTGATATCTGATCATCCTTGATACATAGTTAGGTTCCTTATCCTCCACCATCCCCCAGGTGAAGTCTGATCACTCTAATCTGCCTTCAGCAATACTGTGAAATAGCTTCAGCCAAAATTCCCCTTATTCCTGATGTTTCCTCTTGGTAATTTTTCAcccactgcctccctccccactccttggCTGTAAGTACTCACTTGCTTATGCTATATTCAGAGATGAGCTCAACATTTCTCCCCTATTGCATGATCCCATTGAAGTGGTCCCTGTATCTATTAAAATGTGCTGTTtcttagttactaagtcatgtccaactctttgcaaccctatggactgtagcctgtcaggcctctctgtccatgggatcccccaggcaagaatactggagtgggttgccatttccttctctagtgcatcttcccaacccaaggattgaacctatgtctcctgcattggcaggcggatttttactTCTGAGCCGCCCAGCCACCCACATATCAACTAAAATATTCTACCCTTGAATAAGGTCTTCCTTATCAGCTTCAGCAAGtgtcattaaatt
The sequence above is a segment of the Bos mutus isolate GX-2022 chromosome 1, NWIPB_WYAK_1.1, whole genome shotgun sequence genome. Coding sequences within it:
- the LOC102272894 gene encoding olfactory receptor 5AC1, which translates into the protein MDMMEANKTLVMEFVLTGLTDLPGLQVPLFLVFLVIYLTTMVGNLGLIFLIWKDPHLHTPMYSFLGSLAFADACSSSSVTPKMLINFLSVNHTISLVECNSQFYIFASSANTECFLLVVMAYDRYVAICNPLLYPMVMYNIFCTQLIGVSYIIGFLHPMMHVGLLFRLTFCKSNVIHYFYCEILQIFKMSCTDPRVNMLLIFVFSVFIQSFTFMSIIISYTHVLLAVLKKKSAKGRNKAFSTCSAHLLSVSLFCGTLFFMYVRPGSRSAEKQDKLYSLFYTIIIPLLNPFIYSLRNKEVIGALKRIINK